The following nucleotide sequence is from Coffea eugenioides isolate CCC68of chromosome 3, Ceug_1.0, whole genome shotgun sequence.
ATGTTATTATTGGTTTCATTGATACAGGTGATTTCTCTGTGCCTTTTGTTGAGTGTTTGTTAACTACTTTGATCAAGTAGGTAGACATGTGACAACAATGGTCCCTTCATTGATAGCTTGGCAAGGAAAGGTGGTTGTCGCTTAGGTGTTCCTGTTCCTGGTGCAAAGTCTAGCTGTTTATTTATATTTTCAGTTATACTTTTCTTAGTTGAGAAACATTAAGGACTAAGATGTAACACTTAGCAGTTGCTGCCTAATTTCTTATCGAGTACAATCCCCCTGGCTCAGAAgaaaatgtttaattttgttacATGTGAAGCTAAAACCTAAAACTGAAGaccaaatcttttttatttggtaaagAAATATAACAGATGAGTATTACAACTCCATTTACCAAGAAAAGGCTGAATAGTGCATTAGAAAAGAAGATTGAATTTACCCTGGATATCTAATCCAATCTCAATTTTTTATATGAAGAAGCTAATTCACagataaaacaaaataagtcaCTGTCAACATCCATAGATTCTCCCAAATTATTGCAGAACTTACCCAAAATGGACAAAGACTGAAGTCAATAAATCCTTAAGAATCACAAGGCAGGGTCACTTGGGAAATGACAGACCGCTGATCTGATAGATGTAATAGCTCTGATCCTTAACAACGGCTCTGTGTCAATGATACAGATACCTAGTTCCCCCAAAAGATAACATTGTATTCATGATTGGACATGTTAGTTGCATAAAAAACCCAAGACTTACTCCTCATGTTGGACAGAAGGCACCATATAAAGCTGCGTTGCACTGCCATATTCAAGGAAAATTTCTTCACATGTTTCCAAAGATGTTCATGTAGAAAAGCAGCTAAATCATGTTCATGTAGAAAAACAAACACAACAAATCTGAATCTCGAAGAGGTACCTGCATAGATTGGATAGCATAACCTGCTCGCCCCACAGTAGAAACTTTAACTTGACACCATTGTTATCAACAAGAGTAATCTGCTTCCTGTGCAAATTACCATACTTCTCCTGTGTTTCCAAAGATCCGATTGATTCAATCCTGTCCTCAAATAAAAACACAACTAGTTATAGTAGTTCTAGGTGCAATGTAAATTAAAATGCCAAAGACTTTAAGGACTTAAGagcaaagcaaaaagaaaaggtgCCAGTCCATTGAAATATGAAGTCAAAACAGGgaataaagaaaggaaaaaggaagatTGGCAGAAGAGATGGAAAAGATGGGGGAGGGGAGGAAGAATGGAAGCTGACACACTCTCTTTGTGCCTATGTTCTTTTATTGATTTGCTCAATCACATGTCAAAAGAAGGAAGGCCAACACTTGACAACGCTTTGCACTGATTAAAGCTAAGCCTGCTTTGACTACTATACCATTCAGCAATAATATGCAAAATTCTGAGAGCAGGAATTAAGACGGTGTGTAATGCTGACATCCACCCTGTCTGTTAATGGATGGCCTTTTCTCAGGACATACTTTCATTATGTTCCCATCATGGAAAAGCAGATGAGGCACAGGCCAATTCTCAATGCTAAAACTGTCTGATGTACTTAATGAAGTGGACCAGTTGGTGAGATCACTGATTTTATTTATACAGACTTCAGAGAAAGTAGCATCAACTTCGTTTAAAACTGAAGCGCACAAGACAGACTACATATTACGCTGCCAAATCTTACCTAGCATACAATGAATAAGACACCCCTTCTTTAACAGCTTCAAGACAAATGGAAGAGAAGGATTCTGAACAAAACTGTGCTCCAATTACCATTGCATCATCATCTTAGTCCTGCATCAAGGATAAATTCAAAGTCAACTCCAGAAACAGACTATGAAATCTTAAAATCAGATCAAGTGCACATATGTCACAGGACACCTGAAATTAATAAGCATGGAAATGCAAAGGTAAAGCATGCAAAACTACACTAGTCTGTGCTACCAAAGATCAACATACATAAAAAGGCCAAGCACATGTGGACAAGCAAAAATTTGTACTTTTTGTACGGGAGAAACTTATAGAAACATGAGTGAAGTCAAACTGAATTCCCACTTTATAAGAGGCGAAGCGTTACAATGCAAGATCTTGGCATTTTCCAGCTATGATGTGGGAGTCAGGTGGGCTTTTAGTTGTTTCAGGGAGACAAAAGTATTCTCTAGCAGGCAGCCATTAAGTATGGCAAGACAATTACACAAGGAACCATAAAGCTAATGCACCTGAGAACACAAATATATACACGAAATTAAGCACATATCCATAATATGAAACTAGAGCTAATGCTAACTACTGATAATCAATTAGTTACCACattttttgtgtttgtgtgtgtgtgttgggggggggggggtaatAAGAGAGATACAGAGGGAATCGAGAATCGGATGGACCTGAGAGAGATCGGAAAGGAGAATGGCTGGAGTGAGGCTGCTAAAAAAGTTACTCTCAAGAAAAAATAACTTTTCTTACCGAAATTGTGGGGTCGATTTGATAGAGGCCAATTCACAGGAATAAGGTTTTTCGATGTGACATGCATTTCTCCACCTCTCACTCAATTACATCATACGACAACTGAATCAGTACCTTGAACAACGAATACAAAACAAAAGCAGCATTTTGGCCAATTATAACAGATTGATAAGAGATTCCTGCCTAATGCAATTCTCCTTTTGAGCTGATACATCAATCAGCGCACACTCATGCATCCGCAGATAGATAAGAAATCACTGACCATCAACGGACCTCTCACTGCCCAATTTACAGACTCTTTTCGAGTCATCTGATACAATAATCAGTGCATAGTCACGCATCCATAAGGCCAAGGAGCAACACAAAAGTTGACGTTACTTTCTGCAACTAATTGGCTATTTACAAGATTAGGGAGCATTTGAACCAGCTGCCTGCCATTTAAGTTGTACCAGAAGAGCCGAAGACTCGTGCCAGTAAAGATTGCAAAAACAGTACTACATGATATATGTATCAAAAAAGGATTGTAAAATTCAGATACATAGacgaaaaaaaaacttaaaaaaataacATGCAGAAAAAGTCTCCAATTCTAAAAGTCTTTATTGCAGCATCGGCATTTAGTGGGGCTGAACGTCTCCCTGAAAGAACGAGTTCACGTACCACTATTAGAAATTTAGAATAGATtaacaaatatgcaaaattcaGCTATTAAAAATAGCATTTTTTCTACCTCTTCCTGATCACTATCTCCTTGTAAATAGAAGCTGCGAGTTTTCCTAAACAAAAACCGATTCCTATATCCACAATTGGTTTCCAAAAACCTACACAAGAAAATATTACTAAGTAAATATATTGAACAACaactaagaaaaaaatattttatacaTACTTGAAGAAAAACACATAACTCAAATAGAACTGTAAATAGTTTGTTTTACTATTGTCACCTTTAGACGTCGGCATCTTTTTCTCTTGCAAtctgaagaaagaaaagaaaaaaaatacaaaaaaaaaaaaaaatcaaagccaTTGTACAGCATTAGATattcaagaaaaaaattagaaaaattttaacGTCGTAGAGGTGGTTGGAGAAGCTGAGGGTCGGGGCATTGCCGTTGCATGAGAGGCTAAGACCTTGGCAGCCACGGTACTTACGAGATTGTTGGCTTTTTAGCCAAAATGGGTAGCCTGGAAGTGACGGGTTTCAGTCCGTCATTGGCTTCTCTTTCAGTCTTTTGCATTCTCCGCAAGAAGCCAAGGTCCAAATGAGACGAATGAAATTCAATTCGCGTGCCATCGACACGTGGAAAGGTTGGCCCCCGTGTCGCTTTCAGATTTGATTCTGTACCATTTGCTGTATATACTCAACGTGTCGCTTTCAGACTGATTCTGTATCATTTGCATCCAACTTTTTATATTTCCAGTCGTGTGTATTGCCGTATTATTATGATTGTAGTGGTTGGTAGACTACTTAAATTTTTCTTCTGACGATACGTCAGGTTCGAATCTCACTTATTTagataaaaattttgattaggtctcacttattttgaaaaaaaattctgatTAGGTCTGTATACTTGTTAGTCtcttatttaatatttttggaCTTTTTCTTTCCTATAGAATAGAATCAATTAGCTTCCCTTATTCAACATCTTTAGACTCTCCTACATTTAAAGTATGATAGATtagattataaaaatattattttcgtaaccttatatatataattatgaaTATGATATACTAGTACTACCCTTATTCAGTTTCTTTAGACTTCCCCTCCCTGTAAAATATGATAGATtagattataaaaatattatcgAAATCACATATATTCCCTTCTTTAGCCTCTTTATACTCCTCTCCCGGTAAAATATAATAGATTAAGTTATAGGAATGTTATCGTaactacatatatatatatgtatatgtaattATGAATACGATATACTAGTACTAGTTAGTAGGTTTTCTGATAATTCCCTTcttaaattgtttttgtttttcccataaaaaaaaagtttttgttTTGAGATGATGATAGTTAGCACTTCTTCTTTTAATCTTAATTACCCACAATTGCAACACTTAAATTGTCATTTAAGTAAAATGATGATGCGTAATAAACATGAAACGTGCTCCGCTGATTTTGTATTTGGTAAGAAATAAGCATGCATGGCTTTTACAAAATTTACCATGATTAGAAATTGATAAAAGAACGAGATATTGACAAAAGATAAAGCTCACTCCGTTGTGTCAGTTGGAAGAATTCAAACACTTGCCTTCCAAATTAATTTTGTTGCAAACTTGAATAGTAACTAATTCTTAATTAAGTTCGATCTTGCCTTCCAAATTAATTTTGTTCCAAACTTGAATAGTAACTAATTCTTAATTAAGTTCGATGTGAGAAGCTCATAAAGATAGAGAGGAGGGGAGGGGTTGGGGGAGCTCAAAAGTTTGCCTCTAAGAAGGGATGATATCGAACCAACTAGTAATAGAATAGTTGGTCACTTAAAGTATTTGTGTGATGGGAGATCAAGAATTTAAATCTTTCCTTCTATTAGATGGGTGCGTAATGCACATGCAGTTGTACGGTCGGTTGGTGATTCAATCTCTGTCGATTCCCCTTAATTCAATTGAATCACCTAGATTAGAGTAGTAGTGTAGGGTCAACCCCAAAATAGGCTAAAGTGGAGATAGTGATGAttgacaaagaaaaaaaatggtgatACAGATTCACCATTTTTTGCCCGCTTGTTCCATGTCTATATTAACTCATAAAACATTGTGCCTCAAATAAATATGTGGTAAGTAACATGTTTTATGGTTTCCGCTCAATAATAAATAGCTATTTTCTTACTTTAGGGCTAGGTTTACGGTTGCAGAAGGACAATCACGGTGATGAAGCAACTTCACTTTCCTAATGCTAAGATATTTATCAAGATTTATTTTGGAGGTACTGCTGGACCAAACTGGGATTACATACTGAATTTTTAATTAGCAGTGACATCAACTACTGGAGGCATGATCTGCCTGGATTTCATAATTATAATCTGTTAAAATTGCAGAACCTCGCAAACTGCATAGACAAGTATTGTGCTCTATTTGCTTATTGGTATGAAACATTGAAACtgaaccctttttttttccccttttcgaAACACGAAACCCTCATATTAATATTTCCATATTTTACCGACACTGCATACAAGAGTATCCATCTCGTCCAGCattatttaccaaaaaaaaaaaagaaagaaaaagaaaatctcgTCTTGTATCAGTAACTATGTGCACATATCTGAAACTTTTTCATCTTAAGATTTTTTTCCTAATTAAGGCAAACCCATCTTAATTGTTTAACTTGATATTTCTTTTGAATGTTAGaccttgatttttttaaaagaaactaTTATTAGTTTTCCAAAGATTCTTGTAGTATGCTATGCAGCAACGACTACCTAAATTAGGATAGCTAGTTGAAGTTGAATGCCTCCATTCTCATCTGCTACTGCTGCTGGATGCTGTGTTATGCCACTAGGCATTCAAGTTTGTGTTTTTGTTTGTCTATTGCAATCGAATTTAAAGCAGCCTATTCTTCTGTGACCATTTTAATTTCTCTTTTGAAtaaacaacatccaattctATTACCGTTGTTAACACAGAGGCACAGCGGTCCAAGGGCAGGTGACGGACAACTGTTCGTAGCTATGATAATAACTCAAATGACTTTCATCGTACAAGTTTATAATCATTCGAAAGGTATTAACACCATTTTGGATCATGCCTCCTCCCCCTTTCATAAGAATCATGCCTCCTCCCCCTTTCATAACTGGTAACTGGTAAGCAGTGAATCCACATGGCATTTGATATTGACATTATCGTATTTCTTAAAtctgaaaaaagaaaggaatgaCAAAAGCATGTTTTGTCCTAAGCGCCATGGAAGTGACGAAAAGTCAATTACAACCCTCAATTGGAAATCTCACTCAAACGCTCCAAGCTCTTTCCTCAGGCAACCTCTACCTGCCACCCCAAGCCACTTGCCCACACCACCATCTCAATTTCTGGCAGCCTAGCGCACCGTTCTACTACTTAGCAGACTCATCTTACTGCCAACTGCCTTAATCCATCACTCTAAGCTGCTCCCAACATCCAAATTACCCTTTCCATGTATCTGTGGGATTCCAAAATCTTTGGGATTGGCTGTTGTCCGAGCCAATCTATTCATTCAGACAGCCTAATATTTCAATTTTCCAGCAAGTAAAGATTATAGTGTACAAGTTCATACAAACTATTTCATCCCCAAGAAAAAAAACGGGGAACTTCGGCAAACTACACATCACACGGATGTGAAACTGAAAAATTAGCTTTAAGCCATCCTCTCTCGCACCTACAGCTTTCACTAATTCATCAATTGTTCGCTTAACCATCAATTGTTATTGTGACAATACCGGAGGTTGATAATTGAAGAAAACACAGCTGCCTCTTTTTCTTCATAAAGAAACCCAAACCAACCCAACTAGCCATCAAATAATATCCAACAAGTACCAAAATATAGTAGCAGCAGCAAAATCCAAAATATAGTACTAGAGCTGCTGAAGTCGCTAGTCATGAAGTAGCAGATCTGTTTCTTCTCACAGAATACGaataaaccattaaataaaatccaaaaaatataacaaaatgGTAGACATGGTAGTAGCAGACCAGTAGTAGAGGTAGCTAAGAAAAAAAGGCCCGGACTGGTCACTGTGACGGGATGGGAGATGGTCGTCGGCTCCTCCGCGTCGCAACTCCACGCGTTACGCCTACCTCAGCCTGCCTGATAACCTCATCCCCATAAATGTATCCATCCTTGAAGAAGCAAACGCACAACGcgaattaataataaaaataaaaataaaaataaaaataataataggcCAATTACATACCCGCTTCACTACTGCTACTAGTCCGGGTTCCCTATTTGGATCAGGAACAAAGAAAGCAAGCTTGTGTTTGTTTGGATCAAACACGTCACCAGAATGTGGGGTGAATTTATTCACCCCGTAGCGTAGCAGAATCTAAAAATACAATTAGAAGCTGATAATCACCAATCACACAAGGAATTAATAACATCATATAAACATCGAGTTACCCAATTGTCGCCTGTTCAACAAGAATTACGAGAAAATCATTCATCAGGCATCATACATCCCAATGGGACCGAAAGAGGCCATCACTATTCACTACTTCATTCAGGTCATAAACTAAAACCCACTTAACAGGCTACGAAAGAAAATCAAATCATCCACAAACAGCTAaagaaaaacattaaaaaaaaaaatagtagtacTAGTAGCAAATTAGCAACTAAACAAAAGGGCTCAACTTGGACTTTACACTCCTTGCGTAGTTTGATGTTCGTTCAGCACAAAAAACGATTACGGGGATAGAAAAAGGTATTATTTACCTTAGAAAGTCCATCCTCACATATTTCTGCATTAGTCACAAGATCTTTAAAAAGATCCTGCAAACATATTCAAAGCCATCAGGATTTAAGAGCtccgttttttctttttttgcttttttttgagttaaaaaaaagagcaagaagGAGGAGAGACTTACTCTTAAACCTTGGGTCTTAACGACCTCCTCCGTGGGATGGATACGAGGCTCAAATCTCTTCTCGAACAACAGATTGATGTGAGAATCAATATCTGCTTTGTCCTCAGTTTGCCTGTTTTCGTATTGTTCAAAATCTATATCTGCTTTTTTACAGAGAAAAGAAGCGAGCCCCGTACTACATATTAAAACCCAATCTCTTCTCGCGAAACAAGGCTCCAGTCTTGCTACCACCGAGGCTAAAAAGTGATACATTCTTTTTTGGGGTTTTGGATTTTGGTTTTGCAGAGGATCGGTTTAGCCGAGAGAGAAGACGGAGAGTTCTATTCTTATTACTTTTGGCTTCTCTTTCAGTCTTTTGCATTCTCCGCAAGAAGCCAAGGTCCAAATGAGACGAATGAAATTCAATTCGCGTGCCAATCGACACGCGGAAAGGTCGGCCCCCCGTGTCGCTTTCAGATTTGATTCTGTACCATTTGCTGTATATACTCAACGTGTCTCTTTCAGACTGATTCTGTATCATTTGCATCCGACTTTTTATATTTCCAGTCTTGTGTATAACCGTATTACTATGATTGTAGTAGTTGGTAGACTacttaaatttttcttttgacgGTCAGGTTCGAATCTCACTTATTTagataaaaattttgattaggtctcacttattttgaaaaaaaaattgtgattaGGTCTGTATACTTGTTAGTCtcttatttaatatttttggaCTTCTCTTTCCTATAGAATAAAATCAATTAGGTTCCCTTATTCAACATCTTTAAACTCTCCTGCATCTAAAGTAtgataaattaaattataaaaatattattttcgtAACCGcatatatataattatgaaTATGATATACTAGTACTACCCTTATTCAGTTTCTTTAGACTTCTCCTCCCTGTAAAATATGATAGATTAGATTATAGAAATATTATCGTAATCACGTATATTCCCTTCTTTAACCTCTTTATACTCCCCTCCCTGTAAAATATAATAGATTAAGTTATAGGAATGTTATCGTaactacatatatttatatatatatgtatatgtaattATGAATACGATATACTAGTACTAGTTAGTAGGTTTTCTGATAATTCCCTTcttaaattgtttttgtttttcccataaaaaaaaagtttttgttTTGAGATGATGATAGTTAGCACTTCTTCTTTTAATCTTAATTACCCACAATTGCAACACTTAAATTGTCATTTAAGTAAAATGATGATGCGTAATAAACATGAAACGTGCTCCGCTGATTTTGTATTTGGTAAGAAATAAGCATGCATGGGCCGCATGGCTTTTACAAAATTTACCATCAATCTGGCTGGCTGTCTCATTTTACTTACCTCCCACGCTCAATCTGCATCTGTTGTTCTAAAAAGCCTGGTTGTCTAATGCTCGTCTCGCTTCTCACTACTGTAATTGTAGGGGGTCCAAAAACGACTCCTGCACGGTATGTGGTTCTCAAAGAGAGTTGTCATAACCCAACCACCGGGTTCTTTTTCCGACATAGACAAAAGATGTACGCTTAATGAGTAAAGGCTCACATGATTCTACTATACAAAAGAGTTAATCACACGCTCCTCATCTTGAAGTATGCCTAAAGCATAATATCACTAATCAAGGATTCTGTTGTCCTTGGTTTTCTTGGACTTGATCTCTTTTCGTTTTAGCAGTTGGTGGATGGGAATGCGCACAGTCATTCCCTCCCGCTGCTTCCTCGTGGCCTTGATGATAGCAAGTTTGACAATAGTTGATTTCCTGAGCTTCGATCATTTAGTGCCCATGCTACCTCCACCTGATTTTGTCTACTTATTGCAATGATCCCCATTCCGACTCGTGTGTTTCTTTCTGCACTTGGATAGCTAGCTATTTGAAGTTGAATACCTCCATTCTCATCTGGCTACTGCTGCTGGATGCTGTGTTGTGCCACAAGGCATTCAAGTTtgtgtttttgtttgtgtattgCAATCGAACTTAAAAGCAGCCTATTCTTCTGTTACCATTTTAATCTCTTTTGAATAAACAACATCCGATTCTATTACCATTGTTAATACAGAGGCACAGCGGATCAAGGGCAGGTGACGGACAACTGTTCGTAGCTGTGATAATAACTCAAATGACTTTCATCCTACAAGTTTATAATCATTCGAAAGTGTTCGAAAGCTATTAACACCATTCTGGACCATGCCTCCTCCCCCTTTCATAACTGGTAAGCAGTGAATCCACATGGTGCTTGATATTGACATTATCGTATTTCTTAAAtctgaaaaaagaaaggaacgaCAAAAGCATGTTTTGTCTTGAGCGCCATGGAAGCGACGAAACGTCAATTACAACCCTCAATTGGAAATCTCAATCAAACGCTCCAATCTCTTCCCTCAGGCAACCTCTACCCGCCACCCCAAGCCACTTGCCCACACCACCATCTCAATTTCTGGCAGCCTATCGCACCGTTCTAATTAGCCCACTCATCTAACTGACAACTGCCCTAATCCATCACTCTAAGCTGCTCCCAACATCCAAATTACCCTTTCCATGTACTGTGGGATTCCAAAATCTTCGGGATTGGCTGTTGTCCGAGCCAATCTATTCATTCAGACAGCCAAATGTTTTTGGAGCTAATATTTCAATTTTCCAGCAAGTAAAGATTATAATGTACAAGTTCATACAAAACTATTTCCTCCCCAAGAAAAAAAGGGGGGAACTTCGGCAAACTACATATTACACGGATGTGAAACTGAAAAATTAGCTTTAACCCATCCTCTCTCGAGTGCACCTACACCTACCGTATCTTGCAAGATTAGGGGACACCCGTGCAGGGCAATTTTATTGCCCTATAAGTGCTACATAATTAAAAAGcataaaaagtcaaaattatgtgcttccaaaaataataaaaacaaggGAAAACTATAGCTAACAAATGTTTACAAAAGAACCAATAAGTCAAATaaaatgtaaaggaaaaaaCACTAGGAAAGAAGGATGATTTCTTAACACCTAAATAATGGCACTGTACAATATCCTCTCTTGAGTGTTGATGGAATGGTTTTCGCCGGTTCCTGTCTGTTAGTCGAACGCCCAAAGCCAATAGACCATTGGCGCCAATTCCACCAATCATGTAGGCAGTGAGCACAAAAGGAAGCAAAAAGATGTATTTCAAGATCCATTTACAGCCATCTCTGGTGATGCCTTCGGTATCAATGGACCATCATCTCCATGTTGTCCGTTATCCGGAGAACCACACAAGCCATCTGTAAAGCACCTAGGAGAAACTTCTTCTTGGTCAGCAAGATTGTCCACATCTGAGCTCTTCCCCTGGTCAGAAGAGCCTTTATGCCCCCCCTTTTCTTCATGATTTGTTTCAACTGGATTCTTGCCTCCATCTGTTCGGAGAATATCAGGAGCAGTGCTGATTGTTTTCTTACCGGGTAATACAGCCTGACTTAGGGTCGAGCACAAGGCAGCAAATACACCTTCATTTGGCTTTGAGCTTTTATGTGATCGCTGCAGCTTTTTAGGTTCAGGCTCATCCTTGGTAGCCAATTTGCGTTTCAACCGGAATGATTCtacttcatcatcttcaccagAATTATCTGCCCGTTTTCTTGATGGTGGTTTGTaatcttcatcatcttcatcatcatcatagtCAACTAGCCCACCAGATCTTCAACATGacgaaaagaataaaataaaatccagACTGTGGCATGTTAATAAGGAGACTTGACATCAAATAGAGGTTAATACCTCGTAGAAGGATAGGTTGTAGCAGAACCATTAGGCAAATTGGGTTGGGATTGTGCTCTCTTTCTACTTGGCATAGATGCTGATGCTGAATCTTCTTCATCACTATTTAAAACCAAATAGGAAGGATAATGTATTAACCAAATTCAATGAACACTCAccaaaatttcaagttttgcaTCAACAAAAAGCACACACCTGTCGTCATTGAAATAATCTTCCTCTTCCTTCTCAAGAGCACGATCGTCAATTCGTTTTCTGGGGTCTAACACATTAGTGTTACTTCTCAATCCAGCACTTTCAAGCGCCTGAAATAGTCCATTGCAAACTAAACACAGTGACCCAAAGGCAAGATACAAAAACCAAGATGGGTGCAAGTAGTACCTGTTCATATTTAACCTTCAGCGAACGTATTGATGGCAAATTATCAAATTGGGCTAACTGTTCCCAGAAAGAATCAACTAAGTACTTCAACAATGTCTTCAGGTTCTCCTGCAAAGAACACACATTACAATAAGATAAGCATTTGTCCTGCTACATCTATATGCTCTATGAAATAGACCCCAGTACCCTGTTTAGAAACTAGATGTTCCATGTAAGAATACCTGAAAAAGAGTTTCCACCTACAATTACTATTTTCTACCTCTCTAGACTCATGCACAGAAAAGACCAGTTCTACTCAGCAGGAGAATTCATGCTTAGCCAAACTCACCATTTCCATCCCAGTAACTTTCCTTTCCTGACCAAAGAACATGAAAAAACttaaaagcaagaaaatgagTACCTTTCTGATATACTCAAAAAGTTCCAGAACGGCAGAATTGAGCAGATTATAACGACTGCCATTACTAACAAAAGCATCAACAATTGGTTTCAACAGGTTATTCTTCACAATATGAGACAACAGATTTTCGTCCtgcaaaatgccaaaaggtatCACATAGC
It contains:
- the LOC113764455 gene encoding grpE protein homolog 2, mitochondrial-like translates to MYHFLASVVARLEPCFARRDWVLICSTGLASFLCKKADIDFEQYENRQTEDKADIDSHINLLFEKRFEPRIHPTEEVVKTQGLRDLFKDLVTNAEICEDGLSKILLRYGVNKFTPHSGDVFDPNKHKLAFFVPDPNREPGLVAVVKRDGYIYGDEVIRQAEVGVTRGVATRRSRRPSPIPSQ